One part of the Quercus lobata isolate SW786 chromosome 7, ValleyOak3.0 Primary Assembly, whole genome shotgun sequence genome encodes these proteins:
- the LOC115951745 gene encoding UDP-glycosyltransferase 73D1-like produces the protein MASQTSQPHFVLIPLMAQGHMIPMIDMARLFAERGVIVSLVTTPSNASRFDTIVHRAKKSGLPLRLVQVEFSCQEVGLPIGYENLDILPSPDLLRKFYKALSLLQEPLEKHLEKQNPPPTCIISDKSLFWTSKTAQKFNIPRLVFHGMGCFSLLSSHNIKHYSAHQSVTSDSEPFVIPGLPQRIEITRAQLPGTFVTLPDIDDFRDKIQEAELTAYGVVVNSFDELENERIELYRKAINKKVWCVGPVSLCNKENLDKFERGNKAPIDAHQCLEWLNSMKPRSVIYACLGSLCRLVPSQLIELGLGLEASNQPFIWVIKTGPELEEWLLKENFEERIEGRGLLIRGWAPQVFILSHPAMGGFLTHCGWNSIIESMCSGLPMITWPLFAEQFFNEKLVVEILRIGIRVGVDIPVRWGDEERVGVLVKKDEVEKAIVMLMDEGEEGEKRRKKARELGDMARRAMEKGGSSQLNLSVLIEDIGRQSTQD, from the coding sequence ATGGCCTCCCAAACTAGCCAACCTCACTTTGTCTTGATACCACTCATGGCACAAGGCCATATGATTCCCATGATAGACATGGCCAGGCTCTTTGCAGAGCGTGGCGTTATTGTTAGCTTGGTCACAACCCCTTCCAACGCCTCCAGATTTGACACAATTGTTCATCGAGCAAAAAAGTCTGGGCTCCCACTTCGCCTTGTACAAGTCGAGTTCTCATGCCAAGAAGTGGGACTTCCTATTGGGTATGAGAATCTTGATATCCTACCTTCACCAGACTTGCTAAGAAAATTCTACAAAGCTCTTAGCTTGCTACAAGAACCACTAGAAAAACACCTCGAGAAACAAAATCCCCCTCCAACTTGCATTATATCTGACAAGAGCCTGTTTTGGACGTCAAAAACAGCTCAAAAGTTCAACATTCCAAGGCTTGTTTTTCATGGGATGGGCTGTTTCTCACTTCTAAGCTCGCATAATATCAAACACTACAGTGCTCATCAATCGGTCACTTCTGACTCAGAACCTTTTGTGATTCCAGGACTGCCCCAAAGAATTGAAATAACAAGAGCCCAGCTGCCAGGAACATTTGTTACACTTCCCGATATTGATGATTTCCGAGACAAGATACAAGAGGCTGAATTAACAGCTTACGGGGTTGTAGTAAACAGTTTCGATGAGTTAGAGAACGAGCGCATTGAGTTGTACAGAAAGGCTATTAACAAGAAGGTGTGGTGCGTTGGGCCAGTTTCTTTATGTAACAAGGAGAATTTGGACAAGTTTGAGAGAGGCAACAAAGCACCAATTGATGCGCATCAATGCTTGGAATGGCTTAACTCGATGAAACCAAGGTCAGTTATTTATGCTTGTCTAGGTAGTTTATGCCGCCTTGTTCCTTCACAACTAATTGAACTTGGGTTGGGTCTAGAAGCATCAAATCAGCCATTCATTTGGGTAATCAAAACAGGACCAGAGTTAGAGGAGTGGTTGttgaaggaaaattttgaagaaaggaTCGAAGGGAGAGGACTCTTAATCAGGGGATGGGCTCCACAAGTATTTATTCTATCCCATCCAGCAATGGGAGGGTTCCTAACACACTGTGGTTGGAACTCAATAATAGAAAGCATGTGTTCTGGGTTGCCAATGATAACTTGGCCTCTGTTTGCGGAGCAATTCTTTAATGAAAAGCTAGTTGTCGAAATTTTGAGGATTGGAATTCGGGTAGGTGTGGATATCCCTGTGAGATGGGGGGATGAAGAGAGAGTTGGGGTGTTGGTGAAGAAAGATGAGGTTGAGAAGGCCATAGTTATGTTGATGGATGAGGGAGAAGAAGgtgaaaagagaagaaagaaagcaagAGAACTTGGAGATATGGCAAGAAGGGCAATGGAAAAAGGAGGATCTTCTCAATTGAACTTGTCAGTGTTGATTGAAGATATAGGAAGGCAGTCCACTCAAGACTAA